Within Hypomesus transpacificus isolate Combined female unplaced genomic scaffold, fHypTra1 scaffold_243, whole genome shotgun sequence, the genomic segment ATTCTAAGCCTGTGGATCTGACAGGACTAGATGGTCTCTAACTTGTCGGTCATTACTCTTCCCTGTAGTTGCCATCACACAGGGTGGGGCCATCCAGCTGGCTAATAACGGCACAGACGGGGTGCAGGGGCTCCAGACCCTGACCATGACCAACGCTGCGTCCCAGCAAGGCACCACCATCCTGCAGTACGCCCAGACTAGCGACGGCCAGCAGATTCTAGTGCCCAGTAACCAAGTGGTAGTGCAAGGTTAGAACATCAGACAGTTCCTGTTTGAAGACAAATCGCCTGCGTGTAACCAACCCAGAATGGAGAAGAAAAATTCCCTATCAGCGCTTGGCATTACAAATGTCTAAACCCCAAATGGCAAAGAGTAAAAGCTTTTGATTTCACAGCAAAGATAGTACATGTATAGTTATAGTTAAGCCATCGTGTCTTGACTACCTTAAACATGCTCTGCTCCCGCCCTGTGTTCCCAGCTGCCTCTGGTGATGTCCAGGCCTACCAGATCCGCACAGCCCCCACCAGCACCATAGCTCCGGGGGTAGTCatggcctcctctccctccctaccctctcAGGGAGGCACCGAGGAGGTCACCCGCAAGAGGGAGGTGCGACTCATGAAAAACAGGTATGTCATTGTAATATGAATAGGCCCCGGTCATGTTAAAGGGTGCCTCAAAGTGGACTGGAAAGCAGCAGACTGATGGTGGTTCGATATGCGTCCTACAGGGAGGCGGCCCGGGAGTGtcgcaggaagaagaaggagtaCGTCAAGTGTCTGGAGAACCGCGTGGCCGTGTTGGAAAACCAAAACAAAACCCTTATCGAGGAACTGAAAGCACTCAAAGACTTGTACTGCCACAAATCTGAGTAGAGGCCCTGGGCTCAGGACCCTGGGCCGTGAAGGGGGGGTCTGTCCGCATGTACAGAGACTCAGCACTGACAGAGCCATGCACCTGGACATCACTCCTCCTTTTCTATCTCCGTTTGATTTTTAAACCGGCAAGTATCCCTCAAGAGACACAAGTCAGGCATAGGAAAGACATGACATGCCTAtaccccctcctaccccccccagCCTTCTATGATTTTATCATGGGATTTGAAACCCGGAAGAAAGGAATAGCGTCATGAGTCCTTCTGAAGGACGAAGAGTGCTGTTCCTCTAAAGAGCTCCCCTAACAGGATTGGTTTCCCCTGTGGAGAGAGGTGTTGCGGGGCATTCACATATGCAGCGGCGCATGGATTTCACGATTAGAGATGGCATCACATCTTCCAAATGGGGTCTGCTGATCGTACCCCAGCATCACCCCCCCACGCGCAAATCTGCCTCGCTGACCCTCGGctcgccccccccccaagcccaaATTTAATTGACAATGTATTGCACCTCGCAACGGCCCCTCCATATGTGAATGCCCCACTAGGTGGTGTACTGACCCGTCACTGGTGTGTAGACCCAAACACTCACAGCCTTTGGCACCAGGAAAAACTCTGCGACATCACCAGCTGTGGATGACTCCACTGCCAATCCTTAAATCACTACCATCTCATGGGAAATCTTTAAGTTCTGGCCTACCAATGAGTCAAACGATTTGGCGTGGTTTTCATTATCGCCGAGGGCATCACTAGTACATGTGCTGCGCTGATTGCTTTAAAGCTTTTGTTAACTTTACTAATACTCATGTGAACTGTAGATCAACCATGTCATGGACCGTATTCTCTTTTATTTGAGCTAGACTTGGTTTATCATGTATTGGGTTTCTGCTTGCAAACAATTGTTCTGCCTCTTTTTAAATACCAGCTTTCATAGATACAAAAATAACTGTTTGGTAGGAAGTGGGGATACATATGGGTTAccgtgataaaaaaaatatattaaaaaaaatcatCTCTAGAACTAACAAGGATGTTGATAGTGTGTGT encodes:
- the LOC124462753 gene encoding cyclic AMP-responsive element-binding protein 1 isoform X2, translating into MTMEAGAEAQQGGETAISESDAQQIATLAQVSMATGQVSSSGSTVTLVQLPNGQTVQVHGVIQAAQPSVIQSPQVQTVQISTVAESEDSQESVDSVTDCQKRREILSRRPSYRKILNDLSSDAPAVPRIEEEKSEDDSAPAITTVTMPTPIYQTSSGQYIAITQGGAIQLANNGTDGVQGLQTLTMTNAASQQGTTILQYAQTSDGQQILVPSNQVVVQAASGDVQAYQIRTAPTSTIAPGVVMASSPSLPSQGGTEEVTRKREVRLMKNREAARECRRKKKEYVKCLENRVAVLENQNKTLIEELKALKDLYCHKSE